From Camelina sativa cultivar DH55 chromosome 5, Cs, whole genome shotgun sequence:
TTTTGACTTGTGGAAGTCTCTCTTTCATGAAGAAGCAATACCCAAAGTGGTAAGGCTTAGGATTCTTAGCGACCTGTTTACACCTATTTTGGGCAAACCAGTGCACAGCGAGATACAGGCACTCCCCGTATGTTCTCCTCCTTACATTTTAGGGTCAGTAGTACCACTAAACCCTTTGACAGTTTTGTTTACTCACTCACTCGGATCGAAATCCTtcatattgatttttgtttttggttttgaaggaAGGATTTTGCAATGCAAGAACTGACAGAGGAGGTTGTGCGACTAGGAGTTGAGCTCTCACTATTTATCGCTGAATCGATGTTCTTGCTGTGTGATGACATTCGTACTTTATTATGGTTCTGCTATAAGTTATGGAGAGGTGTAATACCGTATCAAAATCCCGTGTTAGAAAGGCTTCTTCGTGTTATTCATTATATCTACACAAAAGATATCAAACCGAGGAATGGAGTGTATCGTGATGGTGGCAAATCGCTTCAATGGGAATTGATCAGAAACACATGGAAGTATTTTTCTGACGGAATCATAGTTTTACATCGCCTGGATATGGTTCTCAGAAGAATAGATAGCTCCTTTGATGACAGACTATTATCACCCGCTATTAAAAAATACAAGCAAGAAGTGCTGAAGAAGCTAGAGGAAAAATTGAGGTCCGCAGAGGATGTTTCAGAGGCGCATGGGTTTGCGAGGGAGACGATAGAGTCTATCATTTTTGACTTGTGGAAATCTCTATTTGATGAAGAAGGTGTACCCAGAGTGGTAAGGACTAGGATTCTTAGCGACCTGTTTACACCTATTTTGGGAAAACCAGTGCACAGCGAGATACAGGCACTCCCCGTATGTTCTCCTTACATTCTAGGGTCAGTAGTACCACTAAACCCCTTTGACAGTTTTGCTTACTCACTCACTCGGGTCAAAAAGCCTTAATAttgactttgttttttgttttgcaggaaaGATTTTGCAATGCATGAACTGAAAGAGGAGGTTGTGCGACTAGGAGTTGAGCTCTCACTATCTATTGCTGAATCCATGTTCTTGCTGTCTGATGACATTCATACTTTATTATGGTTCTGCTATAAGTTATGGAAAGGTGTAATACCGTACCGGAATCCCGTGTTAGAAAGGCTTCTTCGTGTTATTCACTATATCTACTCAGAAGATATCAAACCGAGGAACGGAGTGTATCGTGATGGTGGCAAATCGCTTCAATGGGAATTGATCAGAAACTCATGGAAGGATTTTTCTGACGGGATCATTGTTTTGCATCGCCTGGATATGGTTCTCAGAAAAAAAGATAGCTCCTTTGATGACACACTATTATCATCGGCTATTAGAAAATACAAGCAAGAAGTGCTGAAGAAGCTAGAGGATAGTTTAAGGTCCGCTGAGGATGTTTCAGAGGCGCATGGGTTTGCCAGGGAGACGTTAGAGTCTAACATTTTTGACTTGTGGAAATCTCTATTTGATGAAGAACTAACACCCAAAGTGGTCAGGACTAGGATTCTTAGCGACCTGTTTACACCTATTTTGGGCAAACCAGTGCATAGCGAGATACAGGCACTCCCCGTATGTTCTCCTTACATTCTAGGGTTAGTAGTTCCACTAAACCCCTTTGACAGTATTGCTTACTCACTCACTCGGGTCAAAAAGCCTTAATattgacttgttttttttttgttttgcaggaagGGTTTTGCAATGCAGGAACTGAAAGAGGAGGTTGTGCGACTAGGAGTTGAGCTATCACTATTTGTAGCTGAATCGATGTTTTTGCTGTGTGATAACATTCGTATGATGTTACGGTTCTGCTATAGACTATGGAGGGATGCAAAAAGGGACTTGATTGGTGATAGTCCCGTGGTGGAAAGGCTGCTCGGTGTTATTCATTTTGTCTACACAAAAGATATCAAACCGAAGAATGGAGTTTATCAGAATGGTGGCAACAATTCGGCCCATTGGGGATTGATCAGTAGGACGAGTGAGAGTTTTGTCGCTGGATTTAGAGATCTGGATCGCCTTGTCTTGTCTCTCAGAGCAGGAGAAATATGTGGCCGAGAGTTTATGTCTAGTATTGAAAAAGAGGTGAAGAAGGTAGGGGAGAAGTTGTTGTTTGTGAAGGCTGTTTCTGAGGCGAATGGGTTTGCGAGGGATGTGATGGAGTCAAACTTTTTGGACTTATGGAAATCTCTCTTTGACAAAGAAGCCAAGGAAGCAACACTGACTCTGAAAGCGATAAAGAATGGGATCCTTCGTGACTTGTTTCTCCCTCTATATAATGAAGCACCATAGCGACTAgttttatttggtatttttggcTTTTAGATTTCCCATTTTGCAGAGAACTCAGAACAATCTCATCTAACTTAAGTTACGTATGCACACATTTTTACTCATTTAGTAAATGTATATCTTTCATTTTTACTTATTTCA
This genomic window contains:
- the LOC104785615 gene encoding uncharacterized protein LOC104785615, with the protein product MESTSGVVLHPLAAGSFRYFPGTSSGKEGMKEEVVRLGVELSLSIAESMFLLSDDIHTLLWFCYKLWKVVIPYRNPVLERLLRVIHYIYSKDIKPRNGVYRDGGKSLQWELIRNSWKYFSDGIIVLHRLDMLLRTKDCSLSDRLLFSAFEKYKQQVLYKLEDTLRSAKDVSVAHGFARETLQSNIFDLWKSLFHEEAIPKVVRLRILSDLFTPILGKPVHSEIQALPVCSPPYILGKDFAMQELTEEVVRLGVELSLFIAESMFLLCDDIRTLLWFCYKLWRGVIPYQNPVLERLLRVIHYIYTKDIKPRNGVYRDGGKSLQWELIRNTWKYFSDGIIVLHRLDMVLRRIDSSFDDRLLSPAIKKYKQEVLKKLEEKLRSAEDVSEAHGFARETIESIIFDLWKSLFDEEGVPRVVRTRILSDLFTPILGKPVHSEIQALPVCSPYILGKDFAMHELKEEVVRLGVELSLSIAESMFLLSDDIHTLLWFCYKLWKGVIPYRNPVLERLLRVIHYIYSEDIKPRNGVYRDGGKSLQWELIRNSWKDFSDGIIVLHRLDMVLRKKDSSFDDTLLSSAIRKYKQEVLKKLEDSLRSAEDVSEAHGFARETLESNIFDLWKSLFDEELTPKVVRTRILSDLFTPILGKPVHSEIQALPVCSPYILGKGFAMQELKEEVVRLGVELSLFVAESMFLLCDNIRMMLRFCYRLWRDAKRDLIGDSPVVERLLGVIHFVYTKDIKPKNGVYQNGGNNSAHWGLISRTSESFVAGFRDLDRLVLSLRAGEICGREFMSSIEKEVKKVGEKLLFVKAVSEANGFARDVMESNFLDLWKSLFDKEAKEATLTLKAIKNGILRDLFLPLYNEAP